In Lolium perenne isolate Kyuss_39 chromosome 5, Kyuss_2.0, whole genome shotgun sequence, the sequence TTAATAATTATTAAGTGTATGTGAGCATTGTCATAATTTTCAATTGGACAAGTATTTAGGTATTGATTTTAATGTGCCTTTTTATTTGGATTGCCACTTCCTTTTGGAATGGTTAGAATTTATAATTTATACTCTAAGAGTTTTACAAGGTATCATTAGGACTTGCTCTCATAATTGGGAATTTAGTCCAATGCATATGAGTTTATGTGAGTACCTATTTGTTAGGGTTTTATAATTTCTATTATATCCCCTTTTTAAGGTTGTTACTATCTTGATCTTTGAAAATACCTAAGGTAGGTATTGTtcccatcatggtttatcttggttacaaagTTAAATGGTTGTTAACCACACTTGAGTTTAATTATAGGGCTTAGCATTAGATGTCTCTTATGTTTAATGATAAAGCATGAGAGTGCAATGCTAGGGTTCTAATTCTATGTGCTTACTGACACATGGTTTGAAACTAAAATGTGTCTTCATTGTTTTTAGTTGTGTTCACCCAAGTGGTATACAAActaggttgagatataattctaggttggAGATATGGGATGGCACCATATtgtatgtgctagggtttaatctcccctaaccatgataaggtggttactttcttaatatttcatgtgcttctctttactaaggatttgggaattggttttatcttctaccaattaacttctattagtattctcaattaatcattaaagtaactacagtggttatagttctttttatagttaactttgatcatatggatggatggtttctcaccatattaagtatggagttttactctaaggttttcttaggctctttaatttatgaaatatggatatggtaggattctacttatgatcaccaagtgtttcacaagttaaggttgggatataagcctagggttgcttactggttacctccctataatttcatgtgatgaatgatatctgcttatcctattaggatttaacttatcctcacatttctcaaaagcatgatcatggattaggcatgatcaacttgttcttaatatctctaccccaaattcttagggtttatgatcattattcaatttataatgatcaaggtttggcttcctaaggcacctctcattaaatgaggttctcacttccatgatcaagcattgtcttgatcaactaggatatAACACTTCTATTTTTCTTTCTAGAATGATCCTACTATGGTTAcctcattagtttatatcccaggagaatgcctgagttattacttagggttctttccagggaatgatgatatactcatctgggtatatggatagttctttccctcaaattcaagtgttgcctcactaacttgagtgtaacaccataacttgagctcCCTCATAaatgaatagttattctagggtttatggtgtattcacaatatctcaataggtatctagtctaaaactccacttggctatcgtggttgaattaatctcctccttactttatcaattcatggatatggttttAGTCCATGtggtattaggttatctcaccactccaagggaaatggtttacaacctgatactttagttcaaagattgtcctttattcttaaatagataaagcttggattgatatgaatggtctatctcatttgggaatgacttgaataatactctagggttcctcttgaaaatgatgttgtgatcatatgaaTATTTATCTccaaggtttgtcattgcttccctaaataaaataggactcttacctctttaggtttgatgtataataacttggaatagagaagaattatattccttagttggatctccttgtcttgtttccaagattatagtagaatggatatcatagggtttatgttaagggcatggattagtttaagatctGGAGAAGATAATCAAGAAtgttttctccattttattgttacttggtttgcacTTAAgcagatgttcttatgttatagcaatgattaccatattatgatatgTTATAAGATCaattagttgatcattgagtaaggtgttgttgtgttgattattagttccatttgatctaaccccttagatcaaatcatctcttcccaaaacaaggttttagcaaagtcacattgaggtttgtagcgcttgacttgatgagctacttcaactccaccaaggtcaagtgaaacttcagttactgtgactgttttactttaaagcgcgaaaattccccagattttctatgcatgaatgcaatgcacacatctgtttcctctattttcgtaaccccaatacctgggatattacagattTCATGGAGGTTGCGATGAAGTGGACGTCCATCGTAGGGGCTGGAATGTTGGCGTCGCTCAACTTTGATTTTTTGGCGCCGTAAGTGGCCTCTGGCGGAAATGTGAGCGGCGTCTGAGTCACTGGCGTGCGGGCTATATGTGAGGAACATCGGTTACTCGGCGTGACCGTGCAATGTCCATGCAAATGTACACGCGACACATATCACTATGCCGGACATTGAGGCATTTTTTCAACTGCGCGCGGTCGACCCGGAGGGTAGGGTTTAGAGAATCTCCAACAGACGCGACAAAAGTCGCGTGCGGTAAATTAACCGCCAATTTGCCACGCGGGAGAGCCCGCGCAAACCTCCAGTGGACGCGCGAGCAGCGGCTCATCATCGCGGAGCGCGATGTGCGCCTCCATCTCGAGTGGGCGCGTCAGTTCCCGGAGGACGTCGCCGCGATGGAGGCCTTGTACGACACGAAGgaagaggagaaggcggcggcgaagaaggcgGACCGCGAGCGGAGGGCGAAGTCGGCAGcgaggaagaaggagagggagcAGAAGGCCGCGAGGAAtgcggaggagaagaaaaacgGTGCCGACCCGTCGACGatcgtcctctcctcctcctcctcctcctccttcagtGGACATTCACTCCGATGTTGTCGACAATTCGCTCGTCGGACTTCGATTAGATTCCGAGTAGTTTAGGGTAGTTTCAAAATAAATTTTGTTGTAGCACCGAAGTtgtaatatattttcatatttccAGTTAATTTTACGTTTTGTTTGATCTATTCCGTATGATTAAATATTGTTTTTGGCGCGGCGCGTCCGCAATAGTAGCAATTTAGCCCTGCAATGTAGCGCGGTGGCATATGCAAAAGCAGTCCACATACCGCATGCGTTCGATTTAGCACgtgatttagagcatctccaacagctgTCCTAAATCTTGGCGTTGTAAGAATGCTTTGCAGGCGCTCTATCTATGTTTTGCGCGTGAGGATATATTCACCTCCAGCAGAAGCTCCATCCAGTGATGTATCTTAAAGCTGTAAAAATCTGTAATTATTTCTGCGCGCAACGTTATACCTTTCCGGCGTGGTAGATATAGGGCACGATATACGCTTTTGCCCCAAGCTGTATTTTACAGCGTCGGATAAAACGCTTGTGGAAGTATTATTTTACACCCGCGTGCTAAATcagccatttttttttttttttttttggataaaaCGTCTGTTGAAGATGCTCTTAGCCTGGCACGGTTATCCGCGGTGGACACTTTGACTCAAACACCGGCTCCAAATATACCCCGAACTCGGATACATATTCGAGGCCTACCCTGGTAGTAGCAGCCTCCAGCAGCTCCTCTATTTGAGGCATCCCCACATCGACCCAACGAACACGCACACAAAATCGAATTTGATTGACTCGCCGGCGCAGAGGATGGCGGAGGAGCACCAGCGCAAGCGCGTGTTGTTCGTGGTGGACTACGAGAAAGACGGCTACTCTGTCTTCGGAAGGAAATCCTATACGACCGGGTCGTACCTCTCCCAGCGGTGGACCAAATCCAGTGACTGACGCGTGGCAAAACGAAGCTTAATGCAATCTGGCCAGTAATCCCCAATTTCCATCATCAAATCATGATTCCCACCTCCACCAATCTATTCCCAAACCAGTAATCGTCTTCAACCTTTCTGCCTGGCATCGTCTTCCCTACGGCGACCATCCAGAGTTGTCAAGATTTGCAATTATTGGATGTCTCCGGTGGACATGGCGGCATCTCCGGTGGAACAATCTCTGCCCACCACTACTCCTGACTGCATCGTCCTGACGGATGGACTTGATGCATCGACGCCAGTCCTAGATGCAGCGAGCAAGAAATAGAACTATAGGCTAGTAGCTTGGCCACAGCTAGCGGCAGTTCTGCGTCGCCGACTCGCCGCGAGCAACAACGTCGAGGAGGATCGCGGAAGTTGTGGTCAGCGACACAGAGCAAGAGAGTCTCCCCGCCGGTGCGCCAAGGAGCGTGGTACTGGCCGACGAGCTCAATCAATCTGATTAGAACAGAATCAGAATCACGATTTGGTAACTGGAAATAGGGAGGATGAGATTTGTTTTGCCACGCGTCGGCCGCGCGAGTTGGTCCACCGCTGGGAGAGAACGACCCGCTCGTATAGGATTTTTTTCCTCTGTCTTCAAGCTTAACCTCAAGGACCTCTTCTCCGATGACCACGctgcctcgccgccgccgtcgccagcCAAGATGGAGATGCTCCCGCTCCTCGGCCCCCCCGTCGCCTCCTTCAGGGAGCCCGAATTCTTCCGCGGCGACATTGCCTTCGCCGTCTCCGGCACCACTCTAGTAGGCCTCGGCGGCAAGCGCACATTCACCTACGACATCAAGGCGCAGGCTGCCGGATCCGGCCCCGGGACGGCCGCCACCAAGTACGGCGCTTTCCTCCTCCCCGTCGGCGCCCACGACGTCTACGCGCTCAGCATCTTCCCGCAATGGGGCGGCCGCGGCGACCGGCCCCACCTGGAGGCGCTCTCTCCCGGGGAGGGCCCCACACCGGCCTGGCGCGCCCTCCCGGAGCCGCCGCCGGAGCTGCAGGTCAGCAGCGACCCTGGCAGCGGCCGGGTCTGTAGGTTGACCACCTGCTTCACCATAGGCGGCCGGCTGTGGCTGTCAGCGCAGGGGCTGGGCACCTACTCGCTGGAAACGGCCGGGCCGCGGCGCACGTGGCGGAAGGAGGGCTCCTGGGAGATTCCGGTAGAGGGGCTTCCGGCGGTGTACGTGCCGGAGCTGGGACGGCTGTTCGGGTTCTGCCCCCGCCGCCGGTGCCTGTGCGCGTGCGACATGGATGCCCGGCCGCCCGTCGTCAGGGAGGTGTGGGAGGAGACTTGGCCGGGGGAGTGCATCGAGATTGGCTACGGGATCCAGCCGGACGGCAGCCTGGTCTACCTGGGAGGTGGCCGCCTCTGTATCACCAGGCTAGTCAATGACCAAGTCGCCTCCAGTGCGCTCTGCGTCCAGGCAGTCCAGCTCCAGCTCCGGCACAGGGTCCAGATGGTCACCAGAAGGATTCGGTGCTACACCATGCCCAAGATTGCTAGAAGGGCCTATGCACTCCAGCCCAGTACTTCTTAATTTCGGTCTCCCCTCCCTGGTGATCACTCTAATTTTCTACTGCTCGACTGTGCAAAGTTTATTTGTTCTGTATCAAAATTTGCAAGAGTCTTAAAGTTAGGGGTTAGTTCTACCCGCTATCAACTGTGATGCGGCGGAAAtttgtttttgtataacatgttttgcTGTTGTAGAAAAAATTGTACATAGTTATGGATATAGCCACTCTCACCACTGTGATTTATCCAAATATATATTGACCCAAATGAACAAATGCATATTCACATCATGGATTTTACATCATATCTTTTGGATAAAAAATCACTCTTGTTTCATTTGATTGGGGTCGAACGCTAAACATATCATGCATGATCTGGCTGACCATTCAAACTAGAACATAATTGTCAACACATCTTCTGGCCAACAGAAACCATAAGACTTATTTCAGCATGAGAATGCACAGTGAACACATTTTGGGTACAAACCATATGAGCTTTAACCTTTGAAAAGACTTGAATTAACTGGTCGGTTATTCTAACTAGGCATAATAGATCTACACATTTTTTTTGGTGGGATATGCTCTACACGTTTTTCCCTTACTTGGAAAATGCTGGATGCCAAACCCTCAAGTTTTCAACTGAaagtgatcaaatggatgattaaACTGATGTTTACAGGAAACTGTTTTTTTATCGATGTTGAAAGTTAGGTTTTTTATTGTTCTCTCTATGCTTGCAAGCGCCTCTTCTCTTGTTTTGGGGACACCGATGTTTGTATTATAAGGACATTATATTTACGTGTTCACAATTATGGTGAAATGAAGGATCAAATGAGCACTATCATGTTTTCTTGTGTAGAATATCTTTCTCCTATTTGACGATCCTATGTTTGACATTATTTATATACCCCAgaatctttatcgaaaaaaaatctaTATTACCCCTAAATAGAGCTAGATTTACGGTCAAGCAGAATGAAAAATGATGGTTCCTTGGTCAGCCCGAAGAGGCAATCTTTCGGAGAAAGAGAGTCCTGAAAAGAGTGAAAGGGTAATAGTAGATtatattttcttgtttttgttgtTCTTCTTGAAGCGGTTATTTTTCTTGTTAACTAAGTAG encodes:
- the LOC127300170 gene encoding uncharacterized protein; the protein is MEMLPLLGPPVASFREPEFFRGDIAFAVSGTTLVGLGGKRTFTYDIKAQAAGSGPGTAATKYGAFLLPVGAHDVYALSIFPQWGGRGDRPHLEALSPGEGPTPAWRALPEPPPELQVSSDPGSGRVCRLTTCFTIGGRLWLSAQGLGTYSLETAGPRRTWRKEGSWEIPVEGLPAVYVPELGRLFGFCPRRRCLCACDMDARPPVVREVWEETWPGECIEIGYGIQPDGSLVYLGGGRLCITRLVNDQVASSALCVQAVQLQLRHRVQMVTRRIRCYTMPKIARRAYALQPSTS